One Mastomys coucha isolate ucsf_1 unplaced genomic scaffold, UCSF_Mcou_1 pScaffold7, whole genome shotgun sequence genomic window, ATAAGGAATCGTTAACTCTTAGAAAACTGGacaaaggtttaaagaaaacagatggaCCTCTTGTCTAGTTTAAACTCACCGAAGAGATAAGTGATGTAGAACTCATCATTGCTGAGCAACAGAAGCCCCTTCCCTGTGGCACCATACCTACTCAGTAGTATCATTTATAGGATTTGTTTAAGCTGGATCATTTTTAGTAATTTCTGTCACAAAGTGAATGACATACACAAAAAATTAACTTCAGGTACAGTTGGACAGATACTTATATATCTttatcctctcttcttttttccaaaCAATTATTTTCACGTAGTTTTATTCTGCAACATCTCAGCTACTTTCCTCTATTCAATATCTAGCTCATGAGGCCAGCTGATGCCTCTATGGCCCTTACATCCTTTGATTCATTCCTCATTGGTGAATCTTTGCtgaatttctctctgtgtccacaCTATACTTCAGTAGGTCTTTGGgcatcttctttttaattttacttgcAGTTACCCATTCTCACAACCCTTCACACCAGATAAACACTATTTTCAAGTTCTAGGGGCCTACCTTTTTATCAGTATGATGTGCCTGCTTTTCCTTGATATAGTAGGTTAAGATAAAACTCAAAATTGATATACCATCCATTGTAGTGCTAAACTTACTATCACCTTGGAGTAGAACCCATTTTAGCACCTAGTTAAAAATAACTATTGACTGCCTTATGCCTTTTAATAAAACTCAATTTCTCTCTCTGGATATTGGATATATGTATGTTACAGAATAAGTATAAATTAATTTGGTAGGTATGCTGTCTTCCTTTTTTGACCAATCAGTATCTTATTAAAGCTTCAAAACTCCATCACAAACCATCATATTCTTGAAACCTTGGCAAAACTGTGGGTTCACTTGTCTTTTTCAGGGGTTTTATTTGTGGCTTCTTTTATACTTTACCCTCTTATTAGTACAATAATTTACATCTTTATATATCCCTAGCAAGTTCACCTAAACTAttgaaagaaagatttttttaaccTTCTCTGTTGCTATATTTAGTGCTCAGGGTGTTTAATTTTCCACTGTATCAGATCAGTGATTTTCTAGGTgtcatttatttctgtcttggtTCCTCTGCTCTTATTCCACTGTCATCTTAAATTGAAATCTATAAATTTTATACTAATCCTCATTAAAGCAGGAATGGCTGTTATTTTCTCTCTGAAATGTATTTTCTAGCTACTCTTGGCAGAATTAGGTATAACAACAATAACTATAAGAAATTTCATCTTAAAATTTAGATTACAGTCATGTCCCTAGTAAACATACGACTTTTACTACCACACTTGAGTGACTTACCAAAAGTCTGAAATTGAATCTTGTTGTGAACTTACATAATACTGTGAAATTTATATTCACATGggaataaagataaaattaagatatattttatttccaaataccTCCCTACTGATAAATCACCATCTTTTAGTTTAGAAGTATGCATAAACAAAAGAGAATTAAGTAACATGAAAGGTAGCATATAGTTAGATGTTTTTGGAAAGTAGTGACTTAGATATGAACTATATACATGGATCTTATCACAATGTTCCACAGACTCAAGAGCCAAGATGGGTTAAGAATTTAGTATGAATGATGATGTCCTGCTCAATATTAATTATTCTAGATAGAAACACTGGAAGGTTTTCAATACCAGCAACTCTGACTATAACGCAAGCAATTGGTTGGTCTGAAAAATTGTCTAAAAGTATCAGGAATTTTTATTGAGGAGTAGAAATTTCTTACGAATTCTGACATGGTCAGAATTCTGAGTGGTCAAGCTTTGTTTTTCTCTAGGGTTCAAGCAATctaatggatgaagaaaatatattcctaaaaCAAATTAAACTTTTAGGAAAGTAAGAGATTAATTGTATGctaataaagaagtaaaaatgttTGTTAGGTATTCAGGTTTGGTCTTTTGTTATCTATGGTAATGCTAAGTGCAGGTCCTCAGGATCTGGTTGAACCAGAGATGAGAGTCTAAACATACTCCTTGGCCTCAAGTtatttctaattggtaaataaagatgccaatagccaatatctgggcagaagagacataggtggggttgaggTTTCTCTGGGATTAGGGCTGGAGGAAAACTACAAGAAGAAGgtgcagaagaagaaagaagatgatgCTGTGGTTTAGGTGTAACACAAATAAACACAACCCTGAGAGCTGAACAATGGGAGTTAAGTACAGCCCAGATAAGTAGTCAGTAATAATTCCAGGCTATCAGTAGAAAAATAGATTGTAACACCATAGAGGGTAGATGGCTGCCCAGCTCTTATACTCTTTatgcttattgtaaatataatttttgttgtatAATTTTTATCTAGGAACTAGGTGATCTAAGGCAGGATATAAACCTCAGGACAGGATTAAATAATTTCCACAAGTTAGAAGATTCTAAAAAGCAAGGTACTTTGAGATTTTTGTTACTTTAAGGTTGTAACACCCTGCTGTTGACTGTAATGTGTCTTGtacaacttttctttcttttggtctttccttctcttcacaACTCTATTTTATTCTGTCCACCAGtcttttccttttatgttcaTCAAGACGCTGACTGGACTATCATCGTCTATACATGTTTGCCTATCCCTGACATTTGTTGGACATATAGCATGGTGTTACTCTCTTGGCTTGAGGGCTtgctctcataaccacacctctctgcccacctcatGTTATTTGCCACTCCTTGCTCCtagttccagttacatcggaagtcccacctctacagagaccaaataagccactgattgggccggcatgctgacaaacttctgggaggggttttgcctcacctattctacctgttggcttgtaacaaagagggattaaattcaagatggctgaagtgatcacaactcctgtctaatttttatagagcctcccatgtgggtaaggtataattatggctagcctacctcctcTCAattccatattccagaataacccttctcTAACGTTGCTGCTGGATGGCAACAGCATGGCAATGTACTTCTCTTTACAAAGAGGTGACATTGAGGTGAGCCATTATCCTTGGTTGCTTAAAGGCAGCTAGCAAGATGAATTCCCCTTAAACAATCACAGTTCTACAGACTGAGTAATTGGGATATTAGTTGGTTTAGTTTTGTACTGGGGTCATATTAGTAATGACAGACATCTAAGAAATGTCTGTGTGAGTAGCTCTCAAAAAATTCTTTCTAGATAAATTCACTTATGAGTTTTAAGAGAAGAACAACACCCTATTCCTAGGTACCCATGTGATTTTCCTAACTGTTCTGGACCTACATGAAGAGAATAAAATTTGGAGGGACTCCAGCAAGAGGTTAACAGTGACCTTTTGCTGTTTGCCATTCTATTGTTGACAGAACCCTGATTTTGAGATTTTTTGGATCTGTTTGTCAAAAGCATACTTTGAAATACTTTTCGTGGTAGCATGCATTTGAGGATGAGATGACCAATAGCAGTCTTGTGATAGAGCTCTGAAGTGGCTAAAAGAATCTACTTAGGGAATCTCTCTGGGTGAGTATGCCCTTTACTAAGTATCTGGGGAAACATTAATGTGCCCCATaagggaaggaaataaaatgaagactttATAGGTTTCCAGTCCTGGGATTGAGTTATATGTAATTGAGCTGTTGGCCAAAGGGATTCCATTACTTTTGCCAAAACTATAGTTTGCTCTCCACAGACAACAAGGCCACATTGATGAAGATAATGTCCACACAACTCAATGAATGTGAAGAAGTTGAATTGGTGCCTATATAGACTCGTCTTCTCTATGTTCTAGAATCTCTGGTATAGGAATGTACTCTacatgctaccaaaagagaaagagaaacactaaaCCAGCAAAATCTCTTTGATCTATAATGATGTCCTCCCTGCAAGGAAAATGATAGAACAAAGCTTATAAAAGTATCTGGTTTGAGTGAAGACCCACTCTGTGAAATGTgtcccatacctgacactgcttatGTGACTAGaaatctgagactagatagccaaGAGCTAtagagcaaaaccaaaaccactattttaaataataaaacaacaacaacaaaaccataagAATAAAGTGATAGACCATTATTCTCATAGATAAGTGTCTTCCACAGCCATCTTCAGGGaatcttcctcctgcagcagatgggagcaaATGTTGAAACCTACAGTCCAACATTAAGGAGAGAATGAGAAACTCTGGGATGAAGAGACATAAATGGGATATATCACGCATTCCCCTTCCCCTCAGAGTTTAGGGAACTCtgtgaaagagaaggcagaatataagaggcagaggaaacggaggacaccaagaaaacctGCCCTTATAAACCAACATGGCTAATGCTTATattaactcacagagactgagacagcatgcacaaggcctacATGGATCTATACTAAGTCCTGTGTGTATACATTATGCCGTACAGTTTATGCTGTTTATGGGATTCTCCAGTGTGTAGCCTCTGCTTTTGTGACTGCTGTTAGACTTTTACCTACCATTTGTTTCTTTCACCCAACTATAGTgtgttaatttttgttatatcttatttaattaattatattatatttatcatGATACCTTAGaaccctgtttgttttctaatcagagatgggaagagagtAAATCCAGAAGGTAGGGAAGAGAGGTTAGAACTGGAAACTGTAGAGAGACGTGGATAATATGTAATCGGGatatattaaatgagaaaaaaaatctattttcaataaaaggaaaaaatttaaaagaaagtctcTGCAATCAGTCTTTGATTTAAGTTGGCAATGGTTAACTTCTCCCTTTCCTTACTTCTTTATTCCAACTTGGCAAAATCAAAGGATCAGATAGAGAGAAGTAGGAAGGGGACAACCTTTATAGGAATGGATGAACACAGCCTTCCCTGCAGTGTGTCTTAAGCCACAGGAAAATGCTGCAATATATTAAGTAATTAGAATACGAGGGGTTGTAACTAGAGCATATGAGATGTCATAGACAGAGTCTGAAgagattacatatatatatacaatgttgATAAGAAGACAAGAATTCAGAAAGCAGCAGCTGAACATGAgatgagaaatagagaaatagagagtTCTTTTATGTTTATACCACCTGATTCATACATATTCCACCACTTAAATTCAAAACTTTCTTAACAATTCATCATATTGCAGTAgcatgtaacttttatttttctggcaTTTTACTGTGAAAGTTCACTTAGAGGCCTGGCTTGTTCTCTTAAATATCCCAATATTTCCAAATCTATAATAGAATTATTGTACTTTTAATAATAATCTCTTTCATTGATTCTATTAACTTTATCCACATTAACTTAGTATATTTCTAAAGTGAGCTCTGGATTGTATCCTTTGCCAGTTGAACACATAGGGTTTCAATAGGAAGATTTTGATgcatttcataaatttattactaaacaaataaaagataccAATCAATTTTCTTTCCATGCTTGACATATCTGTTGTCTCTTTTTATTAAAAGACACATGAGATTTAATCATATATTCAAAGGGCATAAAATTAGAAGGAGTTTCCAAAAGATGGATCATGTAATATCTCAAAATTCTGAGACGTAGCAGACATCACCATAAAGAAGCAGACATTTTAGGAACTTGACTAGAAAATCAAGTATTTCTAGGTCCATACGCAAGCAGAAGGAAAACATATAAAGAGCAAAAAATTGAGTTTCCTTATCAGCTGCCTGCAGAGAGTCCAAATCTGACCAGATCGGGTAGTCTTCATTTTCCTTGATTGCAGGATTAACCTATTAACCAGACATGATActtattatttgtgtttatattccTTGAACATATGCCTTATAAGTGTTGAATTTCACTTAAGGGAATGTTACAAATGTGAAATTTTAATCATAGGCATGAATTTCTGGTTCTGTCACAGGACACTGTAAGTCTTTATGTCATCTAGAAGCAAGAGGTATATATACCTCTTTCTTGGGATATTTGATGCTAAATAAAGTACATAACTTGCAGTACAGAAGATAATCTAGGATTCTGATACTTGCGTATCTGTTTATTCAATGGACAATGGAAAAACTGAAGGCAGTTCATTCGCTTAAGAAGTAGGTCATTGATATAATAATATCAAATGAGTTATTTGTGGGTATTTTACTCAGTCCAGGAAAGGGGCCTTAAAGATGACTTGAGGAATTGCtattctctgtgtatgtcttATAATGGAGAGGCTTAAGAAAAGATTAGTTGCCTAACTTTTGATATTGCAAAGTGAACTGTTTCAAAATGTATCATTCACTACAGAAGTCACACcattcataaaagagaaaattagagGGTAAGAAAATCACTCACCATAGATATTATTCTTAAGATGTACTCTAGAAGCTCTTTGTTTTTAGCCTCTATGGTTTTGGCCTTTGATAAGATACTATAAGGGCATCCTGGCAAAGCACTGAGTTCTGTCACCAGATGTTTCAGAGGGTCTTTCCAGGCCAGCTGCATGTGGAATACCATTTTCAAAAAGTCTTCAAACTATGTAACAGTTATTGAAAAACCATATAAGGTAAATGAAATACAGAGCATTAGTTACATGtggcttttaataaaaaaaaatgatgaacaaATACAACTATTTGCTATTCTAATGGAGAAATATGGTTTTCTGGAGATAAAAAAACATGTAGCAATATAAAAGTTATACTCACCTGTAGTTTGCAAAAgtgaaaacatttatataaataatttataatgaacTATATTTTTGAAcatgttctgttttctgtctgaAATCTACCATCTGCCTTTTGGTAAGGCATTATATAGTTCACTATTTTGCTTGTCCTTGAAACCCTAACAAGGCTTTCTTCAGACTGAGGGGCTGCCTACTGGCCTTGAATCATAAGGACAGATACCACTAGTTTCAACTGCAAATCACTTAACTCATATTTATGACACCAGTGAATAGAATGctgacaaaattataaaaaaaaaatccatcattaTAAAGTTTAGGATACTAATAGAAAGGTACCTTGAAGCCAACCTGTCATTTATAAATATGGTTTCTCAGCCTACAACACCCCATCCTCTTGTCTCTAACAGAACAGACCATTGTCAACAAGTATACCTGAAGGACAACAGAGCTCCTGGCATGTGCAGAAACCACAATTGATATTTTACCCTTAGAAATAGGTCAGAATTGTATATGTACCTCATAACTGATTTGAAAATGTTTGCTATGTTGCTGTCTTTTAATCTAGCGCTGAGGAGAACAGCAAGCAAGGCAGGATTCAATGGATACTTTAAGAGAAATGTAAGAATGATAACAATGCAGGTTGCCAGGATCATATGAATAAGAGTGTGAGCTTGAGTCAGATGAGGCTCAGAATTCCATTATTACTAGGCTCATTGATGACACAAGGTCCACAAAACATTGCAATGTATCCATGTCCTTGTTGGAGTTGCATTTGGGGAGGATTAATTGAAGCACTGTCAATAAATGACTTTGCGACATCTCTTCAATAGAGTAAGTCTCAAGAAACATTAggtctccatcttcctctccttttactttattatttttaaatgatgtctaAGTAATCTAGTTGAAGGTAATTTATAGACATAGGTAAGAAAGGAGAGATCCTAACAAGGTAGATTGTCTGTGATGTATATAACATCTCTTCacaaatgaagaaattattttctttggagaaaCAGTAGATAGTATTTATAGGACTCCCTTGTCCAGGCACTTTCAGGTAATATACAGAAGGAATTATAAATTCATGGGATTTGGAAGACATGGGtaagaagcaaatgaaaaactAGGAGATTCTTGTGATCCAAGAAAAGTTAACTTAGTGGTCACTAATGACAAGATGACAATGTGGAGACATTATTAATCCATTTCAAAGAAAACTAGGTTTACCTGACTTAGGCCTATAatgaatgtattttgaaaataggGGTGCACTTCAGTTCACATTTTCCTACAGAATAATAAGTCAATTCTCACTGGGAAAACATTAGTAAAATATGATCCTTTAAATGTTCAGTTTAGAAAGATCTGCTAGAagattatttaatatttgatttcctttataatttctCAAGTGTATACCATGATTTTTATCTCACTGTCCACTCTTGCTCATTGATTCTACTCTGCTGATTACCACTCCCCTCTCAGTGCTCATAAGAACCTGCCAGCTTGTCAAAGCCAAGGGACTGCTTCAGCCTTTTAGGAGAAATGCAGAGGTCTCACCGAGGTCTTTCGGACATCCTCGTTTGTTTCAGGAATGTTAATGGAAGCAGTGTGGCAGCTGTTGAAAGCCTTGATTGTTTTCTCCATACTCTTGTGCAAATCTAATATCTGAAAATGTCCAAAACGAAATTTGAGTTAAGGAACATTATGAATtgataaaaaaagaacatgaggACAGAATATTAATCCTGTTAATAGAACtgcaatttttataaataagcaaTACATGAAATCTAAAATTAACAGAATGGCCTTTTACCTAATATTCAGTTTAAGTCAGTAATGTCATTTGACCTTCCACCTAACTTTCTAAACTACCATACtcttttaatatttactattCTCTTGTTCTGTCACTAATCTAAAAATTGTATTATATAAATTGAAGATAAACCTTAAACATGGCAAAAGTAAAAGCATAGCATTTTTCAAATTTCATCTTTCAGTGTAATTTGAGTCTAAGGCTATAGTGTATGATTATTTgtcaaatttttgtttttctattatttcaaATTCAGTTTTCCTTTAACTCAGTATTATATAATCATtcactttctttccatttccagtGAATATATATACCTATACCATTTTAAATTCTATCATAAATCCTGAATGAAATTGTGTTAATTTTAGTAATATTAGACATAAATGGAGGCCATTTTAGAAGATGCTAAGCAGCAATACAATTCATAACAAAAAGAGACtaattaacatttatatattttgaccTTATAATAAAAGTTCTTTTAGTAgcaaaattattactattttatgcTATAAGTATAGGTGTTTAAAAACCAAAGCATAAATTTGATAATAGCGTGAATACTCATTTCATTCTTTGCAAACCCTATTCTATGGAGCAGTCCCATTTCCAAGCTGCTTATAGTGGCTGAGGCTTTCTTTCACCTGGGAAAGTGTTTTGTTTGGACTTCTTCTTGCTGCTTTCTCAGGCAAGGCACAAGGCAACAattaacaacaagaagaagacagAAATCACTGAGGCACTTACAAACTTATTGAACATGTCTGAAGAGAACGAGTTGATGAACTAAAACAGAATGAAagagcaaaataaaacatttgggTAAGCAGCATAAATGCATTTTATTGCAAATGCAGAGACACATTTTCTAGGTTCCCCTGTTATTGAAGCCTTATCTATTGTCTCCTTGATTGACCTTGAAACAGATAACATCCAGTCTGTTTCCACTTCTACCTCAGACCTCCCATTGAATAAATTCATGCACTGGAAACCTTTACAAAGCAACTT contains:
- the LOC116082375 gene encoding prolactin-7D1-like isoform X1, whose amino-acid sequence is MLPLIQPCFSGMILMLLVSNLFLWEKVSSAPINASEADLSDLKDLFDNATVLSGKMAKLGIIMRKEFFINSFSSDMFNKFILDLHKSMEKTIKAFNSCHTASINIPETNEDVRKTSFEDFLKMVFHMQLAWKDPLKHLVTELSALPGCPYSILSKAKTIEAKNKELLEYILRIISMVNPAIKENEDYPIWSDLDSLQAADKETQFFALYMFSFCLRMDLEILDFLVKFLKCLLLYGDVCYVSEF
- the LOC116082375 gene encoding prolactin-7D1-like isoform X2 is translated as MLPLIQPCFWMILMLLVSNLFLWEKVSSAPINASEADLSDLKDLFDNATVLSGKMAKLGIIMRKEFFINSFSSDMFNKFILDLHKSMEKTIKAFNSCHTASINIPETNEDVRKTSFEDFLKMVFHMQLAWKDPLKHLVTELSALPGCPYSILSKAKTIEAKNKELLEYILRIISMVNPAIKENEDYPIWSDLDSLQAADKETQFFALYMFSFCLRMDLEILDFLVKFLKCLLLYGDVCYVSEF